A region from the Chloroflexota bacterium genome encodes:
- the nusG gene encoding transcription termination/antitermination protein NusG: MAVPEPVGEAAQPSLQEAHAAEATARPPAEKEPSDGRAWYAVHSYSGYENKVKKNLEKRIESMNMQHKIFQVVVPTEEEIEIKEGHRHRAKKRIFPGYVLVQMIMDEESWYVVRNTPGVTGFVSSGSQPTPLRPEEVAKILKRMELEAPKIKVSFREGQTVRIVDGPFADFVGTVEELNLEKGKVRVLVSFFGRETPIELDFLQVQKQ; this comes from the coding sequence ATGGCTGTGCCCGAGCCAGTTGGCGAGGCGGCACAACCATCGCTGCAGGAGGCACACGCCGCCGAAGCGACGGCTAGACCCCCTGCTGAAAAAGAGCCCTCCGATGGACGGGCCTGGTATGCGGTGCATAGCTACTCCGGCTACGAGAACAAGGTCAAGAAGAATCTGGAGAAGCGCATCGAATCCATGAACATGCAGCACAAAATCTTCCAGGTGGTCGTCCCCACGGAAGAAGAGATCGAGATCAAAGAGGGTCATCGCCACAGGGCTAAGAAACGCATCTTCCCTGGCTATGTCCTCGTACAAATGATCATGGATGAAGAATCCTGGTACGTGGTGCGCAACACGCCTGGCGTGACGGGCTTTGTCAGTTCGGGCTCTCAGCCAACCCCGCTGCGCCCAGAGGAAGTGGCCAAGATTCTCAAACGCATGGAGCTGGAAGCGCCAAAGATCAAGGTCAGCTTTCGCGAGGGCCAGACCGTGCGCATCGTTGACGGCCCGTTTGCAGATTTCGTGGGCACGGTCGAGGAGTTGAACCTGGAGAAGGGCAAAGTGCGTGTGTTGGTCTCCTTCTTCGGACGGGAGACCCCTATTGAACTCGACTTCTTGCAGGTACAGAAACAGTAA